In Fusarium oxysporum Fo47 chromosome XI, complete sequence, the following are encoded in one genomic region:
- a CDS encoding cytochrome P450 — protein MEALYSNWRSLPLSLSVPITAFLIIVIATITNVIKQLWFPNPHRPPVVFHIFPLIGSTVQYGIDPYKFFFDCQAKYGDCFTFILLGKSTTVFLGPKGNDFILNGKHADLNAEDVYGKLTTPVFGKEVVYDCSNARFMDQKRASRTAPYRERRLLKLGLTTDSLRCYIPKFVKEVEDYIATSPYFKGSTGIVNITEVMAEITIYTAAGSLLGNEVRSMFDSTFATLYRHLDDGFQPINFVMPGLPLPQNFRRDHARKVMEELFSDIIRKRREIGNQGDETDMVWTLMNAKYKDGEDLPDHHAARMLIAILMGGQHNTAASGAWLLLNLAHKPHLVQELYDEQLEVLGSPQEPLTWENLQKLTLNGQVIKETLRLHSPIHSILRQVKSPMRVPGTDWVVPPSHTLLASPGTQARSEEFFPRPMEWDPHRWDKIESLEDSKGNGETVDYGFGMMNKSVSSPYLPFGAGRHRCVGENYAYAQLGAIIATFVRLLHIEQPDPKAPLPAPDYSSMFSRPMNPAVIRWTRRNTEAN, from the exons ATGGAGGCTCTCTACAGCAATTGGCGGTCTCTTCCGCTATCATTATCTGTCCCCATAACAGcttttctcatcatcgttaTCGCGACAATCACCAACGTCATCAAGCAGCTCTGGTTCCCGAACCCTCACCGCCCTCCAGTCGTATTTCACATCTTCCCACTTATCGGCAGCACAGTCCAGTATGGAATTGATCCGTATAAATTCTTCTTCGATTGTCAAGCCAAGTATGGAGATTGTTTCACGTTTATCCTGCTGGGCAAGTCGACGACTGTTTTTCTGGGGCCGAAGGGGAATGACTTCATCTTAAATGGGAAGCATGCGGATCTTAATGCAGAGGATGTGTATGGAAAACTTACGACTCCTGTTTTTGGGAAGGAGGTTGTTTATGATTGCTCTAATGCTAGATTCATGGATCAGAAGAGGGCAAGTCGAACTGCACCATATAGAGAACGGCGT CTTCTCAAACTTGGTCTCACGACAGACTCATTGCGATGCTACATCCCCAAATTCGTCAAAGAAGTCGAAGACTACATCGCTACTTCACCCTACTTCAAAGGATCAACGggcatcgtcaacatcacCGAAGTAATGGCCGAGATCACAATCTACACCGCAGCAGGTTCCCTCCTCGGCAACGAAGTCCGCTCCATGTTTGACAGCACATTCGCAACCCTCTACCGCCATCTCGACGATGGCTTTCAACCTATCAACTTCGTCATGCCTGGTCTTCCCCTACCACAAAACTTCCGTCGCGATCACGCACGAAAGGTCATGGAGGAATTAttcagcgacatcatccGGAAGCGTCGTGAGATTGGAAATCAAGGCGATGAGACTGATATGGTTTGGACGCTTATGAATGCTAAATACAAGGATGGTGAGGACTTGCCGGATCATCATGCGGCGAGGATGTTGATTGCTATTCTGATGGGTGGGCAGCACAACACTGCTGCTAGTGGCGCCTGGCTACTTCTCAATCTTGCGCATAAACCGCATCTCGTTCAAGAGTTGTATGATGAGCAGCTTGAGGTTTTGGGATCACCGCAAGAGCCGTTGACGTGGGAGAATTTGCAGAAGTTGACGCTGAATGGACAGGTTATCAAGGAGACCTTGCGTCTTCACAGTCCAATCCACTCTATTCTCCGACAGGTCAAGTCACCTATGCGAGTTCCCGGCACGGATTGGGTTGTTCCGCCGTCTCATACACTCCTCGCCTCACCTGGTACACAAGCGCGATCTGAGGAATTCTTTCCTAGACCTATGGAATGGGACCCTCATCGGTGGGATAAAATTGAGTCTCTTGAGGACTCGAAGGGTAATGGGGAGACAGTTGATTATGGCTTCGGCATGATGAACAAGTCTGTGAGCAGCCCATATCTACCCTTTGGCGCGGGACGGCATCGCTGTGTTGGAGAGAACTACGCGTATGCCCAGTTGGGCGCCATCATTGCAACGTTTGTGAGACTGCTTCATATTGAACAGCCTGATCCCAAGGCACCTCTACCTGCGCCTGACTATTCG TCAATGTTTTCTCGGCCCATGAACCCAGCCGTCATCCGATGGACTCGTCGTAACACGGAGGCTAATTAG
- a CDS encoding C2H2 type zinc-finger-domain-containing protein, with the protein MLGATTTTTATTTTTSMILPFSEETSPLTPYIMSINNSPDPAPQSFTPGQCLFCPSVYPTLAESILHMQSAHGLFVPYQQHLLVDLETLFIYLHLVIYEYRECIYCGTSRTTVQAVQQHMMGKGHCKFDVSDGSEFADFYDFSQTSVDPDEDGLSEDDGEEFESSEVEPDRKPVQVDRDSIRLPSGRLISKKSSAQVEPSVSQMRERKRTSRSQLEYSSVEVDEEVPMHEEHVPDTSDTRLLSRRERRQKATVTYQLANMSAGDRSALMHLSASEQRSLIATQHRFTEKVQKEESRRQRRIDRKGNKNLYAYWHTETPVYQCG; encoded by the coding sequence ATGCTAGGAGCAACAACCACCACTACTGCAACAACCACGACCACTTCAATGATCCTACCGTTCTCTGAGGAAACCAGCCCTTTGACACCATACATCATGTCTATCAACAACTCTCCTGATCCGGCACCTCAATCATTCACCCCAGGCCAATGCCTCTTTTGTCCCTCTGTCTACCCGACACTAGCCGAAAGCATCCTTCACATGCAAAGTGCACACGGTCTCTTCGTTCCCTATCAGCAGCACCTCTTGGTTGATCTCGAAACGTTATTCATATATCTCCATCTGGTTATCTATGAATACCGAGAATGTATTTACTGCGGGACAAGTAGAACAACCGTTCAGGCTGTACAGCAACACATGATGGGTAAAGGCCATTGCAAGTTCGACGTGTCGGATGGATCAGAATTTGCCGATTTCTACGACTTTTCACAGACGTCTGTTGATCCAGACGAGGATGGCCTCAGCGAAGATGACGGGGAGGAGTTTGAGAGCTCAGAAGTTGAACCCGATCGAAAGCCGGTGCAGGTTGATCGCGATTCCATCCGTCTACCGTCCGGGCGGCTCATCTCCAAAAAGTCATCAGCACAAGTTGAGCCATCAGTTTCCCAGATGCGCGAGCGCAAGCGGACTTCTAGGTCTCAGCTCGAGTACTCTTCTGTCGAAGTCGATGAGGAAGTTCCTATGCACGAGGAACATGTACCAGATACTTCGGATACAAGGCTGTTATCGAGACGAGAAAGGCGGCAGAAAGCTACGGTTACATACCAACTCGCAAACATGAGTGCAGGCGACCGCAGCGCTTTGATGCACCTGTCTGCATCTGAGCAACGTTCATTGATTGCAACTCAGCACAGATTTACGGAAAAGGTTCAGAAGGAGGAGAGTCGGAGACAGCGCAGGATTGATCGCAAGGGGAACAAGAATCTCTACGCTTATTGGCATACAGAAACTCCAGTGTATCAGTGTGGATAG